The following proteins are co-located in the Silene latifolia isolate original U9 population chromosome 1, ASM4854445v1, whole genome shotgun sequence genome:
- the LOC141651783 gene encoding protein FAR1-RELATED SEQUENCE 5-like, with the protein MVIISSSSTDSDSIVASNVDALMNNDIPPMIPLTNAPEAPQVGSENTIFGFPSCPEDLKPINGMMFSNLEDGIDFYNKYAKVCGFIPRLDSTKLVNGIVTHKRCVCNKEGKSRNKGTKRKRTVTRTGCEVKVSFKRIDTGEYQIYDFVEVHTHAMVTPATMVHMKPSRNLNLFHKKMIMDNSRVNHGPVDSFRMFKEYVKGYKNVGASLEDFKNFSRDVKKYIKEYDAQMLLETFMQKKAMSPSFYFDFEVDDEKRLSKVFWAYPISIKNYALFGEAVSFDATYNFNEYKMVFCPFTGVDNHKRCVTFAGGLLRKEDGESFTWLFENFVKAMGDCYPTTIITDQCKGINQAVKDVFGDKTQHRLCMWHIMKKFPDKVRPTICQNTNFLKEINSIVWDGEIDTQEFELRWKSILSSYELFYHEWLKSMFDIRSSWIPAYFRDIYLGGIMRTTSRSESENSFFRNFTNPHLTLVEFWMRFQSAMDAQRWKYAKVTADDKNSSPKLSTPLLLEKKNL; encoded by the exons ATGGTTATAATTTCATCATCTTCTACTGATTCAG ACAGTATAGTTGCTTCTAATGTTGATGCTCTAATGAACAATGATATACCTCCTATGATTCCATTGACTAATGCACCAG AAGCCCCACAAGTTGGTTCTGAAAACACAATTTTTGGATTCCCAAGCTGTCCAGAAGATCTAAAACCAATCAACGGTATGATGTTTTCAAATTTGGAAGATGGAATAGATTTTTACAACAAATATGCAAAAGTTTGTGGGTTTATTCCAAGGTTAGATTCAACAAAATTGGTTAATGGGATTGTTACACACAAGCGCTGTGTGTGTAATAAAGAAGGCAAAAGTAGGAACAAGGGGACTAAAAGAAAGAGGACTGTTACGAGAACTGGATGTGAAGTTAAGGTTAGTTTTAAGAGAATTGACACCGGTGAATACCAAATTTATGATTTTGTTGAGGTACACACACACGCAATGGTTACCCCAGCTACAATGGTTCATATGAAACCATCTAGGAATTTGAATCTCTTTCACAAGAAAATGATCATGGATAATTCAAGGGTAAATCATGGTCCAGTGGATTCCTTTAGAATGTTTAAGGAATATGTAAAAGGGTACAAAAATGTTGGGGCTTCTTTAGaagatttcaaaaacttttcaagggatgttaagaaatatatcaaggaatatGATGCTCAGATGTTATTGGAAACTTTCATGCAAAAAAAGGCTATGTCTCCATCATTTTATTTCGACTTTGAGgtggatgatgaaaaaagactaAGTAAGGTTTTTTGGGCATATCCAATCTCAATTAAAAACTATGCCCTTTTTGGGGAAGCCGTCTCTTTTGATGCTACTTATAACTTCAATGAgtataaaatggtgttttgtCCGTTCACTGGTGTGGACAACCATAAAAGATGCGTCACTTTTGCGGGTGGTTTATTAAGAAAGGAAGATGGAGAATCATTTACCTGGTTATTTGAGAATTTTGTGAAGGCTATGGGTGATTGCTATCCTACTACAATTATAACTGACCAATGCAAAGGCATCAATCAAGCTGTAAAAGATGTGTTTGGTGACAAAACACAACACCGAttatgcatgtggcatataatgaaaaagTTTCCAGACAAAGTCAGGCCGACAATTTGCCAAAACACaaactttttgaaggaaataaatTCTATTGTTTGGGATGGAGAGATTGATACACAAGAATTCGAATTGAGATGGAAATCAATCCTTTCTTCGTATGAGCTTTTTTATCATGAGTGGCTGAAGTCAATGTTTGACATTCGTTCAAGTTGGATTCCTGCCTATTTCAGAGACATATATCTTGGTGGGATTATGCGCACAACATCAAGGTCAGAATCTGAAAATAGCTTCTTTAGAAATTTCACAAACCCGCACCTCACtcttgttgagttttggatgcgtttccaATCGGCTATGGATGCGCAGCGTTGGAAATATGCTAAGGTGACTGCCGATGATAAGAACTCTTCTCCAAAATTATCAACACCTCTCCTTCTAGAAAAAAAAAACCTCTGA
- the LOC141651778 gene encoding uncharacterized protein LOC141651778 — translation MDREKDKVYTVDLSGNKFSCSCKMFERIGLLCKHVLWVLKDRGFDDIPTEYLLDRWGKYATCRPIFNVVGTTLLADCMSIGNQQSKISELWSEVFTSVSLVEDNEELGDELLELLRGFNEKLMISVKRGKSKKQES, via the coding sequence ATGGACCGCGAGAAAGACAAGGTATACACAGTTGATTTAAGTGGTAATAAGTTTTCTTGTTCGTGTAAGATGTTTGAAAGAATTGGGTTACTTTGTAAGCATGTTCTGTGGGTGTTAAAAGATAGAGGGTTTGATGATATCCCTACGGAGTATCTATTAGACAGATGGGGCAAATATGCAACTTGTCGTCCCATTTTTAATGTTGTTGGGACAACCCTCCTAGCTGATTGTATGTCAATAGGAAACCAACAAAGTAAGATAAGTGAATTGTGGTCGGAAGTATTTACTTCAGTTTCGCTTGTTGAAGATAATGAGGAACTTGGTGATGAGCTGCTTGAACTTCTTCGTGGTTTCAACGAGAAATTGATGATTTCAGTTAAGCGTGGGAAGTCAAAAAAACAAGAAAGCTGA